Within Rhododendron vialii isolate Sample 1 chromosome 12a, ASM3025357v1, the genomic segment TGTAATGGTGTTTTGCTGTAGTATTTGGATTGACCCTGAAAGAAAAATGGGTCTCTCtttcaaaaatgggaaaaaagggTTCAAAATTTATGTACTCATTCGGAATAATTAGTATTGCTCTTTTAATCACATAATATTACACTTTCAATTAAATTATATTGCTCTTTCAATCATATAATGTTGCGAGGAAAACCAAATTTGCAGCTGGAATCGAAGGAGTGCATGTAGggaaaacaatttttatttcGTTTGAGAGAGAATAAAACTGTATGTACATGAAATTTCAAATTGTGCGTTGATACTATAAAATTATCATACATAGCTTCCAAAATCCAAACTTACATCACCTGGACATCTAGGATCTTCTTGTGCTCGTAAGCCCAAGAAAGTCCAGCAAACCCAGCGCCGACAACCACGACGCTGGTGTCGGCGTAGGTGATCATATCCATCATGTACCTGCGAGCCATTTCTCGCGACACAATCGACTCCTTAATCGGACCGAACTTGAACAACTTAGAGAACTTAAGGCGGCGGCTAACATGGTGATGGCGAGGTGGTTGTTGTGTGCCTCGGTGGGTCAGACCGCGCCCAGTCGATGAACCACCTCCACCAGCGATAAATACACAACTACACGCATAAATCACTCTCTGTGCAAGAAGCATCATGGACATTAAACTATTATAGCAACTAATTGAGTAAAAGTTCTTTacaaaaatacaccaaaatcaGTCCCTAAAGACACACATAGAGCAGAGCAATTTAACCGACACAAGTACAGATCCACAACATAACAAACTCATCGAAAGGATCATGACAAACTTGGTAAATTGCATGATCAGTTCCATGGTGCCTTGCTTGGGCAGCAATTATCTCGTCACCTCCATCAATAATAACATAGTAATCGCATCGATTACTATTTGGATAACTTGCATGGTCTTTCATAAAACAAACGGATAAAGGGAGCATTAATCACCATAATAATACTGCAGCGCCAGAAGAACACAGGgataaaacacaaaacaaaataactaTCTGGAGTTATTAGTCCGAATATATTGACTATTGAATTTACAAATAAATCCAAGCACAAATGGAGAATATTGTCATATACATAAATTATGTACGGGGAGAATGCTACATTCCTAGGGGTAAACTAATGAAAGGAAAGGTCCAATGcataattattttatttctacAGTGTATTCATAAATCTACTTCTACATTTCTCATTAGTAACAGATTTTGTCAATAAAAGAATCCACATACAAAGCTAAGCACAACAGTAGCACTTGTTGGAAGCATCTAcagaattctttatttttttagtaacaTACCTTGGCGTATTTATGAGGGACAAAATATATAAGGGAATGGTCAATACCATGCGCAGAGAAAGCTCAGGAAAACAGcaataaaactaataaatacacCCTCAATGGCAAATATATATTGGAAAGGAAAACACTACAAACAGGTCTATAAGCCTGGGGGAGGAACTATTTCACAAAATAACACACTATCAATAAAAACTATATTACTGGGCCTAGAGTCGCAACAACTTtctaaattttatatttcataACTCTTAAACTCCACCACAACGCACGCATCTGGGAAATCTGGTCTGGTAAAATTACAAACGAAACAaatcagaaacaaaacaaattgaCGAAACTATCTTtctgtgtgtgtatacatatagatatatatagagatttttttgtaaacataTATCGAAGACAGAACTATAGCCTCCGTCAAAGTTGATAACTAACTATCTACAGCGTACAACAACCAGTACAAGAGATGCCTAAATATTTATAGGGAGAACTATAGCCTCCGTCGAGGTCGGATAGCAACAATCTATGGCGTACAACGGCGACAACCAACACAAGAAATGCCTCAATATAAACCAATCATATAGAAGAACCGATTTCTTGGAGAAGTTATGGGAAGAGATCGGGAAAACCTGACGAAGAAAAAGCATAAACCATTGAGATTCAGCCAGCAGAGGTCCCCATTGTGATGAACCGGAGCTCTAGAAacatttattttccttcttgAAGCGTGTATAAGAAATAGCGGTACTCAACCTGCATGGGGAACCGTGCACAATGCTATCATGACGATGTAAGCACAGTGCTGGAGTTGGAAAGACGAAATTACCCTTAGAGTTATAAGGAGAGCTCAGCAATTTGAAGGGCTCAATTGGAAAATTTGGCCCAAAAAATGGCAAGCCATTCAAATGGCTTCAAGGCTCTTTTACTTAACGGGATAGATAATGACATCCACAGAACAACCACCAAATTATTCCATAAGCTAAAATGCTAATGCCAAATTGAGCTATGGGACTAGCAAGATTAACACAGCCAAAGTGTAAGAGACAAGAATTCTAATACTCATTCCAAAGCTTACTACAGACtcgtaaaagaaaaatattttccccGCACTAGTTGGTTTCAAACTGAGAAAAGGTAAGGCAAAATAGAAAGCCTATTTGAAACCAACGCCTCAAATAGAATCAAACTTCAAAGGACAATCAAGAAATTAAGTTTTTTCCACCCTCGAGAGTTGAATCTAGTAAATCTATCTTACAGAAATAATCTCAAAGGCAATGTTGTCCTTTTAAAGATTAAATCTTGGAAAAATTGTTTAGCTTCAAGAGGACGGGGTGGGGGGAAGGGAACTCCATGAGAAATACAGTAAAATATACCTGCCAAAAATTTATCATAGAATCAACAACATAAGATCAGTCCCGTTCCGAAATTCTGCAAAATTATCAAGAATATTAGAGAAGAACACATTACAAAATGAAGATACATCTAAGTTCGCttttgaagtttcacgtaccTCTGTAGACCTGTAGTTCTAGCTCATTTAGGTCATTGACAACAGGAACCCATATCTCTGTAACTCGATTCTGAAGGGCAGGAGATAGTTCCTTCTTCCCATAATCACCACCAGGATTCATTATTGCAAGAATCATAAAGTCAGGATGAGCCGTTATTTTCTCAAGATCAAGACATCCTTTCTCAGCCAAAGTTtgcaggaaaaaaataaaacagaaatttttgaaaaatcctcCAAACCATCAACAAAACCAAACAGATTTTCTCAAGATCAAGGCCTCCTTTCTCAACCAAAGTTTGcaggaaaaaattaaaacaaattttcgAAAAATCCTCCAAACCATCAACCGAACCAAACAGACTGGAAGAGTACAAGTAGATTGTCAATGCTCGATGGAAGTTACATTAAACAACCTGGACAGCCATGAAACAAACCGAAATAGACTGGGTGAAAACTACATACACACCACTTACCTTAAGGAGAACAAGCAAGTGAACATGTGCCgaaaaatgggcaaagaatATGCAGACAGCACTAGAAAACAATCACCTGCAAAttccaaaaaacagaaaaaagcaCCTGCCAATTCCAAAAAATTCGGTAAAGActaaaaacaacaaatatatAAATAGAACCACGATGAACAATAAGAGTGTATGAATAATACCGAAAAACGGACAAAAGCACCTGCAAATTCCAAAAAGTTTGGTACAGACTAAAAGCAACGAATATATAAATAGAATCACGATGAACAATAAGAGTGCATGAATAATAACGATTCAAGAATTAAAAACATAAGAACCTGATCAAAGAAATACAAGAATTATGTTTTCAAATGCTGCAAATAGGTTAAAACAGAAGGGCGGAAGCTCTAGATTTTGATCTTGCTTTGCTTGTTGTGGCTTATTTGGAGAGAGCAAAATAGTAGAGATTTTGATTGGGTGGAgagcatagttgtcaaatcgagaatcgaatcgagaatcgaaaaGGCCCATTtgcgaatcgtgaatcgtatcgaatcgtgaatcgttcCGATTCAGTCAAATTcttaaaaatgcataaaaaatatagatttgaagtttgaataaTGATCTTGTGATCTAAATATGCAATACACTAGTTAAAAAGAAGTTTATTAGACTAtgttttgctttttttattttttgataaaggaCTTTATATACTCTGATGTTTGGACACTCCATGGAACACATCTCCCActgactaatatatatataaacaccccactactaaaatatatatactatattataTACACCCACTAACTAGAATATACTATAATAAATACACCCCACTAActaggaatatatatataatatacaccCATTAACTAGTGAATGTataaaagacaaagaaaaaacTCAGTAAACTCACCGACAGGCGACAACAACGAGATGCAGTTCAGGCGTCGACGTCGAAGGTTTCGATGGAGCTCGAAGCTTCATCACGAGGGCTTGGGTCTGTGTTTTCGTGGATCGTTTGGATTCTCTACAGGTTAGAAAACATATCCCGACCCCTCGCCTCCCATAAAGGTAATGTATTTTCCGATTTATGCCCAGAAATTTGACCGAATCTGCCAGAAAACTCACTCATTCGAAAATAAactgaatcgtacgattctcaTGATTCACCTCACGATTCACCGATTCAAAGCACGATTCTGCGATTCTCACTTCGATTCTTACCTATTCACGATTCATATAATCGATCCGAATCGTTTCATACCTGAATCGAAccgaatcgtacgattcgaATCGGGAATCGTACGATTTCGATAACTATGGTGGAGAGGCCTATGTTTAGGCTTAGGAgtctttttctttctagtttcCAAAATAGGGAGGCTAGGGACTATAATTCTACCCTTGACCAATTTGTTGATAGGAtatgtattttttaagtatAAAGTGCAATACAGTAGGCTACAAAGCTTTTTCGGTAATAggcttttaggctttttgatgaAGAGGACTTTTTTTGTCCTTCGCCTTCTTTTGTAAAAGGGTGGCATCCCCTTGATGCCCTCTAAAAGGGCAAACTCAATGCACGAGGCTCCCGCCATTGAGGTGTCCAGGGAAGGGTTGATGTACGCAGCCTTATCCCTGCAAGCAGAGAGGCTGTTTTCGCGACTCGAACCCGTGACCTCCAAGTCACAATGGAGCAACTTTATTGTTGTGCTGGGCCCTTCCCTTGATGACTTCTCTACAAATTTATtgattgtcaaaaaaattatagaaaaggCCAGGCAATGGAAAGAAAGCACTCAACTCCAGCTTATAAAGACTGTCATGGCCCGTAAAATGCACTTTGCAGAATCACAATTATGAGGAACTGAGTGCATGCAGGTCAGGTGCCAATATCATATCTGATGGTAAAAAGACAACACTGAGGCACTTTCATATGACACTGATGAGTTTTAAAACCTACAGAGAGATACTGAAAAAGGCCATCCAGTTGTTGGGGCTTCATATACACACCCCCAGTTATGTAAGAAGCATGTCGTACAGATGTGCAAACACTATCATTAAATAAATCAAGAAAAGCCTTTCTCAATGATTGAATAAATTTGGCCACAggaatttccaaaatgaaaataCATGCTACCTGCTGCAGGAAAGCAGAATGTTGTGCCCCCAGTAAGCAAGAATCTATGGGCACCTACAACACGAAGCAAACTGAACATACTTAGGCATGTTTCAGAACCAATGACATGACCACATAAATCTCAGGAATAAGTCACAAATACTTGCAAGTTAATTATTTTGTTGGGTTTGATAGGATGCACCGATGCGCATTATTGGACAGCCATCAACTCCTCATGAACTGCTGAGTATTAATGGTAGTACTAGCAATTTCAAGAACCTAAACATACTATAAGCCCATGTATGGAAATTAGATGAATATGACACACAAATACCCGCATCCAAGTCCACTACGCAGAGGTAGAaacttagtcacataatccgcGTGGGTGAGAGCGAGCGTGAAAGCGACTTCCAAAAACATCCCAACCTACCATAATCCGCGTGGGTGAGAGCGAGCATGAAAGCGACTTCCGCAAAAATCCCAACCTACCATAATTCGCGAGAGTgaggattgagagcgggagCGAAAGGTCCTACTAAAGGACTATGTGACTTAAGGTAGGAACCATAGTAGCCTACAGACtgacaaaaagaaaactatAGCGACAATTCTAGCTATTCGAATTCTCCTGACACAGATTTTTGTTGGTGCTACTTAGGCAAAGGAAAACCCTTAACTCATAAGAGATGTTACAATCAAATGGTAAGTACCGGCACTAACCGAAAGACTCActaaaaaaattgtgaacaaaCCAAAGTCTTCTACCCCACTAAAAACTAGTTGATAGGAGAAAAACTAGGGGTGAGCAAATATCCGACCAACCCGCGGGCCCAACCCGACCTGGACGACTGACGACCAACGGTCGGTTTTTTCATGTTTCTCGGACGGGTTCGGGTGAAAGGAAGACAAAAAATGCAGGTTTCGGATGGGTAGTGGGTTGAGTGATATTCAATCCATCGAaaccgacccgacccgacctgaCATTTAAATTAAAGAGTCTAAAGTTCTGAACCTACGACGTCTACTGCTAGGCACTAGCTAGTGCAGTATGCATGCTACCCAATTAATGAGTACGTGGCAAGAATATTTGGTGTGGGGGACTACACCTTTATCATATTGGAACTTCAACtcttcacatctctctctctctctcgaagtACGTCTTTACAAAACCAGTACACTCTCTATCTTCATATGCTTCTGAGCTACAACAGCTCTGTCTCTAATGAAGCTGGAGATGAAGGCAACGTTGCTGTTGCGAGAAGGATCAGAAAAGAAGGCTTGATTTGTGGAGTATTTAGGATTTTAGGTCCCAATTTTTAGAGTTTGTGATGCTATTACTAATATTGTTTCAATCTCCTTTTTTCTCtcgtttttcttcttcaaatctgtgaaattgttttgtttgtacTCGAGGTCATATGCTATTCTAGATCTGTGGTCACGAGTTTTTTGGTGTCGTCGCTTTCGATCGAAAGCGACCGATAACGTAGATGGTTTTGCACCGGAAGTTCTGCACAGACGGTTGGTCGGCTGCGGGTATAAAGATTCTCTACCCAACATGATCGGGTCGGTGCCGGGTTCGGGCCAAGACCAACCCGACCTGTGCTCACCCCTAAGAAAGACTAACAAAGCAAGGAAGAAAATATCTCAAATCTGCTTAAAAGAATACCATCGACGGCTGAGCTGAGAATATTGCATTCATGATTGCTACATATCTGTGAAAAGGAAATCCTGTCAGAGTAcaataagcaagaaaaaaaaattagtggacACTACAGAAGATCTTAAAAACCGACTGTTCAAGTGCATCAGGGTATCCATGCAAACACAATATCTGCCACCATATCAGTAATTTCATTAGATTATACATTAATCTGAAGTCAAAGAGAAACATCAATGACATTGACAATGACTAAAACCTCCAAAACTAATTACAAAGAGAGAGGATTTGAATGCAATGCTAACTCAATAATAACATTTGGGTTTTCCATAACGATGTAGAAATGCAAAAATATGTTATTCAGTTCACTGTCAGAAACTTCAAACCTCAATCCTTATGTAGCAAATTTGCAGCTTAATAACACATGCAATTAATTGGGCGTTCTTCACGACTTGGAAGTTGTCGAAGTCAATGGCGTATACTCGTGTACATGCGCCTTTTTCAATCTGTATTGCCATAGATTGTGCACATTTTGACATACATAGAAAATCCACTTGAACACCATTACATATGTATGATAGTCCACATCAAATTCCCCATCAAGAAGACAATTAGAGAATGATGGACCAATCAATACAAGTAACTTCAGTTCACCTTACTTGTACAAACTACAT encodes:
- the LOC131310187 gene encoding uncharacterized protein LOC131310187, producing the protein MLPLSVCFMKDHASYPNSNRCDYYVIIDGGDEIIAAQARHHGTDHAIYQRVIYACSCVFIAGGGGSSTGRGLTHRGTQQPPRHHHVSRRLKFSKLFKFGPIKESIVSREMARRYMMDMITYADTSVVVVGAGFAGLSWAYEHKKILDVQVM
- the LOC131310186 gene encoding general transcription and DNA repair factor IIH subunit TFB4-like isoform X2; protein product: MVVCTTMKGHAPYTSYMQVVAFLNSVLLLNQLNQVVVIATSFNTCDYVYNLAAAGALPNQRAKSLLQKLVEFVIKDKQLGKEDSVDGIGSSLLSGSLSMAPCYIQRVFRSGPHHPQPRILCLHGYPDALEQYVAIMNAIFSAQPSMVPIDSCLLGAQHSAFLQQVACIFILEIPVAKFIQSLRKAFLDLFNDSVCTSVRHASYITGGVYMKPQQLDGLFQYLSVGFKTHQCHMKVPQCCLFTIRYDIGT